The Aedes aegypti strain LVP_AGWG chromosome 1, AaegL5.0 Primary Assembly, whole genome shotgun sequence sequence TTTATTAAAGCGGTTTTTCAGATTGTGTTTTAGTAGGGAGGAAAGCTTAGAAGGGGCGGGGCCGCCGATGCCAGTACAGCTATGCTCAATTGCGCCTTTGGTGCTGCAATTGGTAGTGCCAGGCGATTCGGTGCTTTCACTTGCCACGTGGCAGCCGCCGTTGTTCGAGGGAAGGGAGTAATGCGACTCGGTCGTTTCATCGTCCGGGGAGCTGACGATTAGGTGCTCCGGGGTGGTCGGAGTGGAACCGGTCGAATCACTCTGCTGACGGTTGTCGGAGAAAATGAATTTTATCGCCGTCAGTCGATTACCGGCGGTGTCCTTACCGTTATTAATTAGATCCATTTTGTCTTCCCTGGCGGCGGAACCGGTTTGATGATGGTGCTGGCGCAGGGCCATGTTCAGGGAGGAATCTTTCACCTTGTTGGTGGAGTGCATTATCTCCCGAAAGGTAGACATGACCGAGCTAGAAAAAGAGGTAATTTTGTCCTCACCTTCTCCCGGCGGATTTGGACGACCCGATTCATTTAGCTTTGACTCATCCATTTCCTCACCACCAAGCAGTTCGTCCTCGGAGAAAGTTTGATTACGATTCTTGTtgcgcttcttcttctttctcttcGGTTTCCGGTCGTCCCCTTCCTTAGGGGTTTCCGCTGATCCGGTTTCATTTTTCATTAGCTTGAATTGGTCGTTATCGTTCTTCTTCAAATTGGATACCTTGCTGCGCAGTCGGTCAGCAAAGCTATTGCTCGGTTCGTCCAGGTCGTCCAACTTTTGGTCTCGGTCCTGCTCGGTCGATGTACTCTTAATTTTGATTTTCCTTCTAATTTTATCGCGGAAACTAGCTTTCTCTGGACCTTTCTCGATTTTGGCAACTGTTAACTGATGGGATTCTTCCGCATTGGACGGAATGTTGCAATAGTCATGTTGTTCTGTTGCTTTCGAGAAAAGTTTCTGATCAAGCTTGGAATTGAGTTCATCTATGCTATCTAAATGAGCGTCGATAGAAGAATTGAGCATCCCTTTGGGGACCTCGTAGGGGTCCTCTTGAAGAAGATTGTTTTTTGAATCGTTCATGTCATTCGTGTACAGCTCGTCCGACGTAGACTGATTCTCCGGAGAGTTCAATGAGTTCAGCAACATAACCTCACTCTCTTCACTTCCCTTCAGTCGCTTGTAGTTTGCCAACCCATCCTCGGAGCTCAGCATCCTCTGACGATGATGGTTAGTAAAGCTCTCGTCATACCTAAGCACCACGCGGTCGTCGTTAGTATCGGCCGTTTCGACCTGCAGCAGGTTAGCTTCCATATCAACATAGGTGTTAGTGGACAAACGGTTTTCCGGATACTCCGGATCCGGTCGGTTAgtatcatcatcattatcaacTCTCATCAACTCAACAGGCTCAACGTACACATTCTCGTCACTCAACGGGTGCTCACACTCATTTACCGTTGCTGACCCATCGACGTTCTCATTTGTACCCGCTGCACTGCTACCACCGCCGCCATTTCGGAGCAGCGTGGACATGAACTTCTGGCCAGGTCGGGGCGTTGACGCGGGTGAATCCTTCACGGTAAGCAACGAGGTGGCACCGGCAATAGGGCCGGCCGATTTCCGCCGAAATTGGTCCCTGAGCATGGACATTACCCCGCTGGCTGCGCCGCCCTTCGTCGAGAAGAACGGCGTCGTAGAGGTGTTATGAGAGTCCTCCTTAATCCCGTAAGCCACACAAATGAGGATGAGGAAGAGAACAGAGATAAGGGTTTACAGAGACCGTCACCGAGAGCCCATAAAAAACCCCAAGTGAAGAAACACCACAACCGGATGAGAGCATAACGGATAGATTGGACCCCGTTTGATATATTGATCGTTAGGCATACaggtcgtttggtataatggcCGCTTGGCATAACAGAGCTAAGAAATTGTCAGATTGAAACACGCCACTGATAACTTACTGAGTCCTTCTGCTTCCATTGCTTCCATTTTTCATATATTCTGGACGAAATTCGGCAACGACATTTCAAAAGGATGTAACCAGTGCCGATTTTTGGTTTTAAAGAGTCCGAGTAACATCTCATAAAGTGGGCTctaaaattacaaaattcaGTTCTATTTGCCATTTCACATACTGGTTTCGAATTGATTTTGGCTTCTGATGACTTCTGACctggcttgacagaaactcctcatcgattcaaaaataaggcgaatttgacgtttttctcaggagtaaaaattgaactcaaaattcTTAACACAGATCTGCAAACGAGTCGAGCGAGAGGGCAagaaaatgcgaggattttgtCTGGTACTCTTTCTCTTTTTTTGTctatgctcacctttactcataCTTCAAAATAACTCTTGAGTGACCCGCCCGAACAAAACAGGCATCGCGGAGTTGTGAAAGCCCTTTATTGTGAGGGAACTTTGCTCTGTTGTGCTTTGTGCTCATTTTTCggtattttttcgctccctcgcaaagaggcaaacgCAGCAAGCAGCTCTAGAGAATGcatcgaactctgatgatgttgaggagtattatcaagtcTGCTCCTGACTCCTGACTCCTGACTTACGGCTTCTGACTTTTGAGTTCTGCTACTGATTACTGATTACTGACTTCTTAtgcttgattccttgattccacgattttttcgctccctcgcaaagaggcaaacgCAGCAAGCAGCTCTAGAGAATGcatcgaactctgatgatgttgaggagtattagagtaaagtggggcaaaagttcgagtggggtaagagtttctttttaagatttctagcttaattcaaaacaaatcttataaatgtcatggtggttcgaatgctattcaagtaagagactttcactccaaatatcataaaaatcgattgagatttggaaaagttatggctatttgtaattttttgacgtgaatattgtaatttttggtcaaactttcgttgcatggaaccaattgaagataaaatctttttcaatattttatgtaagggagtttctaggcctatcataaggttgctttgaggtgtattagtttttgcataaatgcttgaaaacaatttttggcccatagtggggcaaaagttcgaatcagcggggcaaaagttcgacccatgtagaaaatcacagaaaaatttgcaaattgcctaaaatccacatattatcttcaaatttagttaaatttgtctgatcgtgtgaaaactgccaccaaaattttaaatatccacttagttttgcgaaaaactgctatttttgagtatattacaattaatctggttttgggcaattttttgatgaaaatttagtgtgttattttcgtcaaacttaagtttacggctggtgtaaaagatgtctgtcataaaaggatcgatattttgtgtttaagccagcgaacttttgccccacactagattcgaactcttgccccaccggtggggcaaaagttcgaataagacaaccaattttgaaactgttgtaactaaaaatgggtgaatattttgacacaagtttgttcagcaaaattatagccaatatgttgaaggttaactgtatggtatttgttttgtattaactgctattgttttcctggaaactttgattataccactaaggtcgaacttttgccccaccttactctatcaaGTCTGCTCCTGACTTACGGCTTCTGACTTTTGAGTTCTGCTACTGATTACTGACTTCTTAtgcttgattccttgattccacGATTTCccgattccttcaagaatcaaGTTGTCAaagaatcaaggaatcaaggtaTCAAGGAATCAatgaatcaaggaatcaaggcaTCAAGGAATCAAGTAATCAAgtaatcaaggaatcaaggaatcaaggaatcaaggaatcaagaaatcaaggaatcaaggaatcaaggaatcaaggaatcaaggaatcaaggaatcaaggaatcaaggaatcaaggaatcaaggaatcaagaatcaaggaatcaaggaatcaagagAATCAgtgaatcaaggaatcaaggaatcaaggaatcaaggaatcaaggaatcaaggaatcaaggaatcaaggaatcaaggaatcaaggaaggaatcaaggaatcaaggaatcaaggaatcaaagAATCAAGGATCAAGGAATCAAGTAATCAAgtaatcaaggaatcaaggaatcaaggaatcaaggaatcaaggaatcaaggaatcaaggaatcaaggaatcaatgaatcaaggaatcaaggaatcaaggaatcaaggaatcaaggaatcaaggaatcaagaaATCAAGGAATCAAAGAATCAAGGAGTCGAGAAATCAATGTCACCCCCAAGATACCCTTGTGTTCTGAttatttatgccaaacgaccatcatgccaaatgaccattatgtcaaaggactttataccaaatgacctaccaccgggACGACAGATAGAGCTCTACTTACCGACAGATCTTGGCTAACGGATTTTTTGTTCTCGATCAGATGCTCCATCGTGGAAAGATCATCGCACCCGGACGGCAGCTCCTCACAGCCCACGTCGTTCAGCGCGGCCCGAATCATCTCCACCTGCTTCTGCATTTGTCGTTCTTGGCATCTCAGTGCTATCAGTTCCTTGGAATTCCTAGAAAACCATCCAAATTAGTCCAGAACCAGACTCCCCAAATCCAGCTCAACTTACTTATTACTACTATCCTTAACGCTAGTGCCGTTCGATCCGTTCAGGATCGGCGTCGGAGGTTTTGTGCCGCCATTAACTGCTCCGCCGTTCTGCTCCTGACACAATTTTCCCTGCGCCTCCTGGAGATCCTTGATGGAGCTCTCGAGCTCCGTTTGCCGCGACTTGAGCCAATCCACCGTCAGGTTGTCCACCGTCAGGGTGTTGGCCTGCAACTTCCCTAGGCTGTCCTCGATGAGCGATTCGTCGAACTGGAACACAACCGGCGCCGTCGGAGTCGTTTTGTGCTTCTCGGTGAACTCCCGGTACTCCTCGGCCGGGCTGATACTGCTGATGTTCGTTTCTATCCGCTGCTGGATTTCGCTGTACTTGTCCGATGTGAGGTCACCCAGTTTGGACATGTCCTGCAGGAGATTACGCCTGAGGAAAGAAATCGATTTATCATCATTTGTTAGGGGTGGCAACTTCCCCCGGTTAACGTACCACGTGAGAATGAATGCCTCCTGTTGGGACTGCTGGTGCTCCAGTAATCCGGGCATTAGGATGGTGCGGATGTCCTTTTCGATTTCGGCCGCCTCGCTCAGCAGCAGGACGTACTCGTTGTGTGCTAGGTGCAGTTTCCGGCAGGCTTTCTGATACTTGTCGATGACGTCGTCAAGTTTGCGACCGGAGCGACCCGCTGGAATAGAAAGGGGGTGGAACCATGATTTAGTAATTTCGATAGGATTAATCATCCTATTTGGAATATGAGGTTAGTCCAttggaaatttattaaaatattcgaTTATAACTGTTATAAAATACAAACCAATGGGGGTTGATAATCGTGTATGTATAATACGAAAAACTTATTGGATAAAGGAAACGAAAACAGCTTTTATTAACGTGAATTTACTTTCATTCATAAACAAGAGAGCAGATGTATTCGTGTATTTGGATGAAAGATTTGTGATTTCGGTAGGAAACTCTTCGGTTTAATTAGCGAATTAAACCGAAGAGAATTCTATAGCTTTTTGTGGGATACCGCATACCTGTTCACAGAGTTCCAGCTTTTCAGAAAGATGGCAAAAACCTAATTTACAAAAATCCGTTTCATATCAAACGTTTATTGTTAGAGAAGATTTCCCTAAACTTAGTGTATGAAAAAAGATGAGAgcctcaaaatgtatgaaaaacacAAGGTGTCCATTCAATATCAGTTTTTCAATtgccggatttttcccggatgcctTAAAATTTAAAACCGTCTGACGTCATGATTCCGTGACTTCATATTGTTTCGACCATTTTGATGGAATGTTTTGATGAGTGACTGTCAAATACTGGAAAAATGTCATCGATTGCAGTTCCACGAATATTAAATTAAGTAGAGCAGGAGCTTATATGATTTAACAATTAGCTTCCAGaaggttttttatttttcctttaaatttAAGTTGTGCTTGCTTTTGGATATAAAATTAAGTAACacagaattgattaaaacatttacactacccaccataagtatggaatcgcgtattgcaacactcatactgaatattgcagcaccttgaaaagtttagcatcacctgaaatgaatattatctcgtgattctgaagtgctagatctatttatttttgaggttatctaaaaatatacgtctttgagcccctgcgatttttttatttttgttgaaaacatttttatcactggattttgggtgatgctaaacttaaaagtgctgcaatactcacaatcagtattgcaacgattccatacttatggtgggtagtatACATCTTTTCAGTTTTTTTCGTCATACAACTATACAAAGAAATCGAACTATAAACGAAGTTATTTGTAGAAAAaatgtaatgatttttttttaaataccgtACGTAAGttaaaatagatttcaattctCAAAGAGTTTTGAACAAATAAATCTAaacaattttttgcaaaatttaaaagaCCAGCATGAATTGGAAAAACTCTATGCTTGCTGAAGTTACCCTTAAGTCATGGCTTTGATTTTCTAGATATaacaattgattttttattttttgaaaaatcacctATAACTTTCAAATTTGTCGAAGAAGATGTTTTATATGGTAGAAATAACCTATTAGCAACTTTCGTTGGAACAAGGAGAGTTTTCAATGGCAGACACGCTAAAAACATTTGATTGTTtgcttgcgaaaaaaaaaataatataaccaAACAAGCATCGACCaacaaatcaattaaaaaaattcatcaaacaTATTATAAAGAACCTTGGATTTCAATGCTGTTCCATAAGATTTCTTTTGAATGTGCTCAATATGTTCAGCTAGAAAATCATAAAGCATCAgtgaaaactgtttaaaaaaatctgacaaaagttacttaaatgaactgaaattttttACAGGATTTTGCTGAAAAACTTACTATGTGCAAACAATTAACAATTTCTCGACTTTGTGTGTATTCCCTCTTTTCCCTGATAGATGGACACCCTGAAAcagcaataatttaaaaattttgttctatgaaaaacaaaaattggtGAGGGCGCTCAAAATGAGGTCTTCACTCCTAAACCATTTTCCAACCCACTCTT is a genomic window containing:
- the LOC5564565 gene encoding tyrosine-protein kinase Fer isoform X1 — protein: MGFSSALQGRAAHEALLNRQEAELKLLDTMKRCMIQKSKCDKEYAASLVAVTQQGLKIDRSDDLQGSHITRAWRTFMEELEHTAKLIKSNAEQLESVCLDKLAHLYQDKRRVRKQYQEEHTKIATKFSHMTEDVARKKSEYQKHLEYYKMLRGRFEEIIKSGRSGRKLDDVIDKYQKACRKLHLAHNEYVLLLSEAAEIEKDIRTILMPGLLEHQQSQQEAFILTWRNLLQDMSKLGDLTSDKYSEIQQRIETNISSISPAEEYREFTEKHKTTPTAPVVFQFDESLIEDSLGKLQANTLTVDNLTVDWLKSRQTELESSIKDLQEAQGKLCQEQNGGAVNGGTKPPTPILNGSNGTSVKDSSNKNSKELIALRCQERQMQKQVEMIRAALNDVGCEELPSGCDDLSTMEHLIENKKSVSQDLSEDSHNTSTTPFFSTKGGAASGVMSMLRDQFRRKSAGPIAGATSLLTVKDSPASTPRPGQKFMSTLLRNGGGGSSAAGTNENVDGSATVNECEHPLSDENVYVEPVELMRVDNDDDTNRPDPEYPENRLSTNTYVDMEANLLQVETADTNDDRVVLRYDESFTNHHRQRMLSSEDGLANYKRLKGSEESEVMLLNSLNSPENQSTSDELYTNDMNDSKNNLLQEDPYEVPKGMLNSSIDAHLDSIDELNSKLDQKLFSKATEQHDYCNIPSNAEESHQLTVAKIEKGPEKASFRDKIRRKIKIKSTSTEQDRDQKLDDLDEPSNSFADRLRSKVSNLKKNDNDQFKLMKNETGSAETPKEGDDRKPKRKKKKRNKNRNQTFSEDELLGGEEMDESKLNESGRPNPPGEGEDKITSFSSSVMSTFREIMHSTNKVKDSSLNMALRQHHHQTGSAAREDKMDLINNGKDTAGNRLTAIKFIFSDNRQQSDSTGSTPTTPEHLIVSSPDDETTESHYSLPSNNGGCHVASESTESPGTTNCSTKGAIEHSCTGIGGPAPSKLSSLLKHNLKNRFNKLHQRMPKLLLHSNSPSPLTVAPDEAKLCRACSRRFRQLHPSKTVLDFTKEYPNGGRFCRSHGGDYDGPDESDAEDGDDWGTSEMLNLDYEDIDVITIKTHNYATTNTTTTTTSASTATDLVGVAVTAAVASSTGEVIEDNGHDDDDNGDGMTLSNNRPLYEEEWFHGVLPREEVVRLLRNEGDFLVRETTRNDESQTVLSVCWNGHKHFIVQTTAEGHYRFEGPAFPSIQELILHQYQSELPVTGRSGAVLRKPVLRERWELSNDDVILLDKIGRGNFGDVYKAKLKSTKNTLVAVKTCRMTLPEEQKRKFLQEGRILKQYDHPNIVKLIGICVQKQPIMIVMELVSGGSLLMFLRKNAATMTQKQLMAMCRDAAAGMRYLESKNCIHRDLAARNCLIGNENIVKISDFGMSREEEEYIVSGGMKQIPIKWTAPEALNFGKYTSLCDVWSYGILVWEIFSRGDTPYSGLSNSRARERIDEGYRMPAPENTPPEMYRLMLKCWSYEPENRPHFDEIFTVVDALMLCAKD